In a single window of the Papaver somniferum cultivar HN1 chromosome 8, ASM357369v1, whole genome shotgun sequence genome:
- the LOC113303150 gene encoding homeobox-leucine zipper protein ROC8-like: protein MDSGCGSGDEQDISDPNNQRNKKKRYHRHSPHQIQELESIFKECPHPDEKQRMQLSRDLGLEPRQIKFWFQNRRTQMKAQHERADNSALRHENDKIRCENIAIREALKRVICPSCGSPEDSYFDEQKLRMENAHLKEELDRVSSICAKYIGRPISRLPSIQPIASSLDLSVGSYGHGMSGASTLDLDLLPGCSSSIAPLPLQAIAITDMEKSIMTEIANAAMDELIRLLQAGEPLWIKSPIDGKEMLNVEAYENSFPRANNVKSPDACTEASRDSGVVIMNGLQLVDIFLDSIKWIEMFPTIVADARTIEILAPGMPGSRSGSLQLMYEIVQVLSPLVPIREFYFLRHCQQIQQGLWAIADVSFDVSRENQSNSAFLTRKRPSGCLIEEMSNGYCKVIWIEHVEVEDKSQSHRLYRDLINSGAAFGAERWLAVLQRICERFASLLLSNPSQELVGVIPSLDGKRSMMKLAQRMINSLCTSICATNTNHRWTSLTGDNDTGVRVSFHKGTDPGQPNGVICSATTSIWLPVSAQNVFNFFKDERTRPQWDVLSDGNPVQEVAHISNGAHPGNCISVLRSMNASQNNILILQESCTDPSGSMVVYSPVELPSVNIAMGGEDPSFVPLLPSGFIVCSDGRTDQGGASTSSNIQGSSGTGSLVTVAFQILVSNLPTAKLNFESIATVSNLISTTVHQIKTALNCSGS from the exons ATGGATTCTGGTTGTGGGTCCGGTGATGAACAAGATATATCTGATCCTAACAAtcaaaggaacaagaagaaaaGATATCATCGTCATTCTCCTCATCAGATTCAAGAACTTGAATC TATTTTCAAGGAATGTCCTCATCCAGATGAGAAACAAAGGATGCAATTAAGTAGAGATTTAGGTCTCGAACCTCGCCAGATTAAATTCTGGTTTCAGAACAGAAGGACCCAGATGAAG GCACAACATGAACGAGCAGATAACAGTGCTCTTCGACATGAAAATGATAAGATCAGATGTGAAAATATAGCAATCAGAGAGGCACTGAAACGCGTTATCTGCCCTTCTTGTGGAAGTCCTGAAGATTCATATTTTGATGAGCAGAAACTGAGAATGGAGAATGCACATTTGAAAGAAGAG CTTGATAGGGTTTCCAGCATTTGTGCAAAGTACATTGGAAGACCCATTTCTCGGCTTCCTTCAATTCAACCGATAGCTTCATCTTTGGATCTTTCTGTTGGTAGTTATGGTCATGGAATGAGTGGTGCTTCAACACTCGATCTCGACCTTCTACCTGGATGTTCTTCCTCTATTGCTCCATTACCTTTACAGGCAATAGCCATAACAGATATGGAGAAATCAATAATGACTGAAATTGCTAATGCTGCCATGGATGAACTTATTAGACTTTTACAAGCAGGTGAACCTTTATGGATTAAATCACCAATTGATGGGAAGGAAATGTTAAACGTTGAAGCCTATGAGAATTCATTCCCAAGGGCCAACAATGTAAAAAGTCCGGATGCTTGTACCGAAGCTTCAAGAGATTCGGGTGTTGTGATAATGAATGGGTTACAGTTGGTTGACATCTTTTTGGATTCG ATCAAATGGATCGAAATGTTTCCGACAATTGTTGCAGATGCTCGCACAATCGAGATACTCGCACCTGGAATGCCTGGTAGCCGAAGCGGATCATTGCAACTG ATGTATGAAATAGTACAGGTTCTTTCACCTCTTGTTCCAATTCGGGAGTTTTACTTTCTTCGCCATTGTCAACAAATCCAGCAAGGATTGTGGGCTATAGCAGATGTATCCTTTGATGTATCCCGAGAAAATCAATCTAATTCTGCTTTTCTCACTAGAAAGCGTCCTTCAGGGTGTTTGATTGAAGAGATGTCCAACGGTTACTGCAAG GTTATTTGGATAGAGCACGTGGAAGTTGAAGATAAGTCTCAAAGTCATCGGCTTTACAGAGATCTTATAAACAGTGGTGCTGCGTTTGGAGCCGAACGTTGGCTTGCTGTTCTTCAGAGGATTTGTGAGAGATTTGCTAGTCTCTTGTTGTCTAATCCAAGCCAGGAACTCGTTGGAG TTATTCCTTCACTGGATGGTAAAAGAAGCATGATGAAGCTTGCACAACGCATGATCAACAGTCTGTGTACAAGTATATGTGCGACAAACACTAATCACCGGTGGACTAGTTTGACCGGAGATAATGATACTGGAGTTAGAGTTTCATTTCATAAGGGCACAGATCCAGGCCAACCTAATGGTGTTATTTGCAGTGCAACAACCTCTATTTGGCTCCCTGTTTCTGCACAGAATGTATTCAATTTCTTTAAAGACGAGAGGACTCGACCTCAG TGGGATGTTCTGTCTGACGGTAATCCAGTACAAGAAGTTGCTCATATTTCAAATGGAGCACATCCTGGTAATTGCATATCGGTTCTTCGA TCTATGAATGCAAGTCAGAATAACATCTTAATACTTCAAGAGAGTTGCACTGATCCATCTGGGTCGATGGTAGTGTATTCACCCGTGGAGTTACCATCAGTGAATATAGCAATGGGTGGCGAGGATCCATCGTTTGTTCCTCTTCTGCCCTCAGGGTTTATTGTCTGCTCTGATGGCCGAACTGATCAAGGGGGTGCTTCGACAAGTTCAAACATCCAAGGATCATCAGGAACTGGTTCATTGGTAACAGTGGCGTTTCAAATACTTGTGAGTAATTTACCAACAGCGAAGCTCAATTTTGAATCCATTGCAACTGTTAGTAACCTTATCAGCACCACTGTTCATCAGATTAAAACTGCCTTGAACTGCTCAGGTTCTTGA